In Hemibagrus wyckioides isolate EC202008001 linkage group LG21, SWU_Hwy_1.0, whole genome shotgun sequence, the following proteins share a genomic window:
- the park7 gene encoding Parkinson disease protein 7 homolog: protein MAAKRALVILAKGAEEMETVIPVDVMRRAGIAVTLAGLTGKDPVQCSRDVQICPDTSLEEASKQGPYDVVLLPGGLLGAQNLSESPAVKEVLKEQEGRKGLIAAICAGPTALLAHGIGYGSTVTTHPGAKDKMMAGDHYKYSEARVQKDGHLITSRGPGTAFEFAMVIVEELLGAEVAAQVKAPLILKD, encoded by the exons ATGGCTGCAAAGCGAGCTTTAGTGATCTTGGCCAAAGGAGCGGAGGAGATGGAGACAGTGATACCGGTGGACGTCATGCGGAGAGCCGGG attGCCGTGACTTTGGCAGGATTAACAGGGAAGGATCCTGTTCAGTGCAGCCGTGACGTCCAAATCTGTCCAGATACGAGTCTGGAGGAAGCCTCGAAACAG GGCCCATACGATGTGGTTCTGTTACCCGGAGGACTGCTGGGAGCGCAGAACCTGTCCGAG tctccTGCTGTGAAGGAAGTGCTGAAGGAGCAGGAGGGCAGGAAGGGTCTGATCGCTGCCATCTGCGCAG GCCCCACAGCACTGTTGGCTCATGGAATTGGTTACGGCAGTACGGTTACGACCCACCCAGGTGCCAAAGACAAGATGATGGCTGGAG atcaCTACAAGTATTCAGAGGCCCGTGTTCAGAAAGATGGACATCTGATCACGAGCCGAGGTCCAGGCACTGCCTTTGAGTTCGCCATGGTCATTGTGGAGGAGCTGCTGGGAGCCGAGGTGGCCGCTCAGGTCAAAGCACCGCTCATCCTGAAAGACTAA